The proteins below come from a single Parageobacillus thermoglucosidasius genomic window:
- the cccB gene encoding cytochrome c551, with the protein MKWKLASLFIGASLLLAACGGGNDASNNNNDSGGSTASAAEDIFQQNCASCHGQDLSGGAGPNLQKVGSKYSKDDIKKIIEEGRGSMPAGIIKGEDADKVAEWLASKK; encoded by the coding sequence ATGAAATGGAAACTTGCCAGTCTGTTTATTGGCGCTTCGCTGTTGCTCGCTGCCTGCGGCGGCGGAAATGACGCGTCCAATAACAACAACGATAGCGGCGGCTCGACAGCATCAGCGGCAGAAGACATTTTCCAACAAAACTGTGCTTCCTGTCATGGGCAAGATTTGTCGGGCGGAGCTGGTCCAAACTTGCAAAAAGTTGGCAGCAAATATTCCAAAGATGACATTAAAAAAATTATTGAAGAAGGACGCGGCAGCATGCCGGCTGGCATTATCAAAGGAGAAGACGCTGACAAAGTGGCGGAATGGCTTGCGTCCAAAAAATAA
- a CDS encoding YitT family protein — MRRKNRLLHPKTELVIEYLCILIGSAIVAVAFNLFLLPNRVASGGVSGISTIAHAVFGWQPAYVQWALNIPLFVAGVVLLGRQFGVKTLVGTLFLPLVVYLTKDVEPATRDPLLGSLFGGIGVGLGLGIVFRGKASTGGTDLAAQIIHKYTGLSLGMCVVLIDGLIVSTAAFVFDIEQALYALIGLYVTSKTIDLVQVGLGSSKMAMIITNEEEKVRRAILHEIDRGVTRLSGYGGYTDHERPVLMCVVQQAEFTKLKQLVKTIDPSAFVIVMNAAEVLGEGFKRT, encoded by the coding sequence ATGAGAAGAAAAAATCGGCTATTGCATCCGAAAACGGAACTTGTCATAGAATATTTGTGCATATTGATTGGTTCGGCGATAGTCGCCGTGGCGTTTAATCTTTTTTTATTGCCAAACCGCGTCGCCTCCGGCGGTGTCAGCGGAATCAGCACGATCGCCCATGCGGTGTTCGGCTGGCAGCCTGCCTATGTGCAATGGGCGCTCAACATTCCTTTGTTCGTTGCCGGAGTTGTTTTGCTTGGCAGGCAATTTGGGGTGAAGACGCTTGTCGGCACATTGTTTTTGCCGCTTGTTGTCTATTTGACGAAAGATGTTGAACCAGCCACCCGTGACCCGCTGCTTGGTTCGCTGTTTGGCGGCATTGGCGTCGGGCTTGGCCTCGGCATTGTGTTTCGCGGCAAAGCGTCAACAGGCGGGACCGATTTGGCGGCGCAAATCATTCATAAATACACCGGATTGTCCCTCGGCATGTGCGTGGTGTTGATCGACGGGCTTATCGTATCAACTGCAGCGTTTGTCTTTGATATTGAACAAGCGCTGTATGCGCTCATCGGCCTTTATGTGACAAGCAAAACGATCGATTTAGTGCAAGTCGGGCTCGGCAGCTCGAAAATGGCGATGATTATTACCAATGAGGAAGAAAAAGTGCGCCGCGCGATTTTGCATGAAATTGACCGCGGCGTCACAAGGCTGTCGGGGTATGGCGGCTATACCGACCATGAACGCCCGGTGTTAATGTGTGTGGTGCAGCAAGCGGAGTTCACAAAATTGAAACAATTGGTGAAAACCATTGATCCATCAGCGTTTGTCATTGTGATGAACGCCGCCGAAGTGCTCGGGGAAGGATTTAAGCGCACGTAA
- the prfB gene encoding peptide chain release factor 2 (programmed frameshift) has translation MDLIEIKQELEKMAKRLAEIRGSLDLEAKQARIRELEEQMAAPDFWDDQKAAQTVINEANALKDLVGEFQSLEERFENLEVTYELIKEEPDEDLQQELVTEAKRLTKDFSEFELQLLLNEPYDKNNAILELHPGAGGTESQDWASMLLRMYTRWAEKKGFKVETLDYLPGEEAGIKSVTLLIKGHNAYGYLKAEKGVHRLVRISPFDASGRRHTSFVSCEVIPEMDDDIEIEIRPEEIRIDTYRSSGAGGQHVNTTDSAVRITHIPTGIVVTCQSERSQIKNREKALNMLKAKLYQKKLEEQQAELAEIRGEQKEIGWGNQIRSYVFHPYSLVKDHRTNVEVGNVQAVMDGEIDIFIDAYLRSKLK, from the exons ATCGACTTGATCGAAATAAAGCAGGAACTTGAAAAAATGGCTAAGCGATTAGCGGAAATAAGGGGGTCTCTT GACCTCGAAGCAAAGCAAGCGCGCATTCGCGAGCTAGAAGAGCAAATGGCGGCGCCGGACTTTTGGGATGACCAAAAAGCGGCGCAAACGGTGATTAATGAAGCAAATGCGCTGAAAGATTTAGTGGGCGAGTTTCAATCGCTTGAGGAACGCTTTGAAAACTTAGAAGTGACGTATGAGTTGATCAAAGAAGAGCCGGATGAAGATTTGCAGCAGGAGCTGGTTACAGAAGCGAAAAGATTGACGAAAGATTTTAGCGAATTTGAGCTCCAGCTTCTCTTAAACGAGCCATATGATAAAAACAACGCGATTTTAGAGCTTCATCCTGGCGCGGGCGGCACGGAATCACAAGACTGGGCTTCAATGCTTTTGCGGATGTATACGCGCTGGGCGGAGAAAAAAGGGTTTAAAGTGGAGACACTGGACTATCTGCCTGGCGAAGAAGCGGGAATTAAAAGCGTCACGCTTCTTATTAAAGGGCATAACGCCTACGGCTATTTGAAAGCAGAAAAAGGCGTGCACCGCCTTGTCCGGATTTCTCCGTTCGATGCGTCCGGACGCCGTCATACATCATTCGTCTCTTGTGAAGTGATTCCAGAGATGGACGATGACATTGAAATTGAAATCCGCCCGGAAGAGATCAGAATTGATACGTACCGTTCCAGCGGCGCCGGAGGGCAGCACGTCAACACGACGGACTCCGCCGTGCGCATCACTCATATCCCGACTGGCATTGTGGTGACGTGCCAATCGGAGCGTTCGCAAATTAAAAACCGCGAAAAAGCGCTGAATATGCTTAAAGCAAAGCTTTACCAAAAGAAATTGGAAGAACAGCAAGCCGAGCTTGCGGAAATTCGCGGCGAGCAAAAAGAAATCGGCTGGGGAAACCAAATCCGTTCGTACGTGTTCCATCCTTATTCGCTCGTCAAAGACCACCGCACGAACGTCGAGGTGGGGAACGTGCAAGCCGTAATGGACGGCGAAATCGACATATTTATTGACGCGTACTTGCGTTCCAAACTAAAATAA
- the secA gene encoding preprotein translocase subunit SecA has translation MLGVLKKVFDPNKRQLSRLEKIADQVDALGPEMAKLSDAELRQKTEEFKARYQQGESLDDLLVEAFAVVREGAKRVLGLYPYKVQIMGGVVLHEGNIAEMKTGEGKTLTATMPVYLNALTGRGVHVVTVNEYLATRDATEMGKLYEFLGLSVGLNLSGMSREEKQAAYNADITYGTNNEFGFDYLRDNMVLYKEHIVQRPLHYAIIDEVDSILIDEARTPLIISGTAQKSTKLYIQANAFVRTLKKDVDYTYDEKTKSVQLTEEGITKAEKAFGIDNLFDLKHVTLNHHINLALKAHVAMHRDVDYVVEDGKVVIVDPFTGRLMRGRRYSDGLHQAIEAKEGLEIQNESMTLATITFQNYFRMYEKLAGMTGTAKTEEEEFRNIYNMQVVVIPTNKPVIREDRPDLIFRTMEGKFRAVVEDIAQRHAKGQPVLVGTVSIETSELLSNMLKKRGIPHNVLNAKNHAKEAEIIAQAGQKGAVTIATNMAGRGTDIKLGEGVKELGGLAVIGTERHESRRIDNQLRGRSGRQGDPGVSQFYLSLEDELMRRFGSESLMSMMDRLGMDDSQPIQSKMVTKAVESAQKRVEGNNFDARKQLLQYDDVLREQREIIYRQRYEVLDAENLRDIIEKMIQSVIERVVNTYTPKEELPEDWNLKGIVDYLNANLLPEGDVTVNDLRGKEPEEMIELIWEKVKARYDEKEQQIPPEQMREFERVIVLRAVDMKWMDHIDAMEQLRQGIHLRAYGQIDPLREYQMEGYAMFENMIASIEEEVAKYIMKAEIHSNLERQEVAKGEAVHPKEGKGETKRKPYRKAVRIGRNDPCICGSGKKYKHCCGKNA, from the coding sequence ATGCTTGGAGTATTGAAAAAAGTGTTTGATCCGAACAAACGCCAGCTTAGCCGTTTAGAAAAGATCGCTGACCAAGTCGATGCGCTTGGCCCGGAGATGGCAAAGCTTTCTGATGCCGAGTTGCGCCAAAAGACGGAGGAATTTAAGGCGCGCTACCAACAAGGGGAATCGCTTGATGATTTGTTGGTTGAAGCGTTTGCCGTCGTGCGCGAAGGGGCAAAGCGTGTCCTTGGATTATATCCGTATAAAGTGCAAATTATGGGCGGCGTCGTCCTTCATGAAGGAAATATCGCCGAAATGAAAACAGGGGAAGGAAAAACGCTGACGGCGACGATGCCTGTTTATTTAAACGCCTTAACCGGAAGAGGCGTGCACGTCGTGACGGTCAACGAATATTTGGCGACCCGCGACGCAACGGAAATGGGCAAGTTGTACGAGTTTCTTGGACTTAGCGTCGGCTTGAATTTAAGCGGCATGTCGCGCGAAGAAAAGCAGGCGGCGTATAATGCCGATATTACGTACGGAACGAATAACGAGTTCGGTTTTGACTATTTGCGCGATAACATGGTGCTTTATAAGGAGCATATCGTGCAGCGTCCGCTCCATTATGCGATCATTGACGAAGTGGACTCGATTTTGATTGACGAAGCGCGGACGCCGCTGATCATTTCGGGAACTGCGCAAAAATCGACGAAGCTGTATATCCAGGCGAACGCGTTTGTACGCACGCTGAAAAAGGATGTCGATTATACGTACGATGAGAAAACGAAAAGCGTACAGCTGACCGAAGAAGGGATTACGAAAGCGGAAAAGGCGTTTGGCATCGACAACCTGTTTGACTTAAAGCATGTAACGCTGAACCATCATATTAATCTGGCGCTTAAAGCGCATGTGGCGATGCACCGTGATGTGGATTACGTCGTGGAAGACGGAAAAGTCGTCATCGTCGACCCGTTTACCGGCCGCTTGATGAGAGGGCGCCGCTACAGCGACGGTCTGCACCAAGCGATCGAGGCGAAAGAAGGGCTGGAAATCCAAAACGAGTCGATGACGCTTGCGACGATTACGTTCCAAAACTACTTCCGCATGTATGAAAAATTGGCAGGGATGACAGGAACGGCGAAAACGGAAGAAGAAGAGTTCCGCAACATTTATAACATGCAAGTTGTCGTCATTCCGACCAACAAACCGGTCATCCGCGAAGACCGCCCGGATTTGATTTTCCGGACGATGGAAGGAAAATTCCGCGCTGTCGTGGAAGATATCGCACAGCGCCATGCGAAAGGGCAGCCGGTGCTCGTCGGGACGGTGTCGATTGAAACGTCGGAACTGCTTTCGAACATGTTGAAAAAACGCGGCATTCCGCATAATGTATTAAATGCGAAAAACCATGCGAAAGAGGCGGAAATCATTGCCCAAGCCGGCCAAAAAGGCGCCGTGACGATCGCGACAAACATGGCTGGGCGCGGCACGGACATTAAGCTCGGTGAAGGCGTGAAAGAGCTTGGCGGCTTGGCGGTGATCGGCACGGAGCGCCATGAAAGCCGCCGCATTGATAACCAGCTGCGCGGCCGTTCAGGGCGCCAGGGCGACCCGGGCGTCTCGCAATTTTACTTGTCGCTCGAAGATGAACTGATGCGCCGTTTCGGCTCAGAAAGCTTAATGTCGATGATGGACCGGCTGGGCATGGATGACTCGCAGCCGATCCAAAGCAAAATGGTCACGAAAGCGGTCGAGTCGGCGCAAAAGCGGGTTGAAGGCAACAACTTCGATGCCCGCAAGCAGCTGCTTCAATACGACGACGTGTTGCGCGAGCAGCGCGAAATCATTTACCGCCAGCGTTATGAAGTGCTCGATGCCGAGAACCTGCGTGATATTATTGAAAAAATGATCCAATCCGTCATTGAGCGCGTCGTCAACACTTATACGCCGAAAGAAGAACTTCCGGAAGACTGGAATTTAAAAGGAATTGTCGATTACTTGAACGCGAATTTGTTGCCGGAAGGCGATGTGACCGTTAACGATTTGCGCGGCAAAGAGCCGGAAGAAATGATTGAGCTGATTTGGGAAAAAGTGAAAGCGCGCTATGATGAAAAAGAACAGCAAATTCCGCCGGAACAAATGCGCGAATTTGAACGCGTCATCGTTTTGCGCGCCGTCGATATGAAATGGATGGACCATATTGACGCGATGGAACAGCTGCGCCAAGGCATTCATTTGCGGGCGTACGGACAAATCGATCCGCTTCGCGAATACCAAATGGAAGGATACGCGATGTTTGAAAACATGATCGCTTCCATTGAAGAAGAAGTGGCGAAATATATTATGAAAGCGGAAATTCACAGCAATCTTGAGCGCCAGGAAGTGGCGAAAGGCGAAGCGGTTCATCCGAAAGAAGGAAAAGGGGAAACGAAGCGGAAACCGTACCGGAAAGCGGTGCGCATCGGCCGCAATGATCCTTGCATTTGCGGAAGCGGCAAGAAGTATAAACATTGCTGCGGCAAAAATGCATAA
- the hpf gene encoding ribosome hibernation-promoting factor, HPF/YfiA family: protein MIYNIRGENIEVTPALREYVEKKIGKLERYFENTENIHVHVNLKVYNDKQGKIEVTIPMPQLLLRAEERHDDMYAAIDLVADKLERQIRKHKTKVNRKLRDRDKEVKQVATVQTNAPAEDNEEEEFEIVRTKHFSLKPMDSEEAILQMNLLGHNFFIFTNAETNRTNIVYRRKDGKYGLIEAN from the coding sequence ATGATCTATAACATTCGCGGGGAAAACATTGAAGTGACTCCGGCATTGCGTGAGTATGTCGAGAAAAAAATCGGAAAGTTGGAAAGATATTTTGAAAATACGGAAAACATTCATGTTCACGTCAATTTAAAAGTATATAACGATAAACAAGGGAAAATTGAAGTGACGATCCCGATGCCGCAGTTGCTGCTGCGCGCGGAGGAACGCCATGATGATATGTACGCGGCCATTGATTTAGTAGCGGATAAATTGGAACGACAAATCCGCAAACATAAAACGAAAGTCAACCGCAAATTGCGCGATCGTGATAAAGAAGTCAAACAAGTGGCTACCGTGCAAACAAACGCTCCGGCGGAGGATAATGAGGAAGAAGAATTTGAAATTGTCCGCACGAAACATTTCAGCTTAAAACCGATGGACAGCGAAGAAGCGATTTTGCAAATGAACTTGCTTGGCCATAATTTCTTCATCTTTACGAACGCGGAAACAAACCGCACGAACATCGTGTATCGCCGCAAAGACGGAAAATACGGTTTAATTGAAGCAAACTGA
- the fliS gene encoding flagellar export chaperone FliS, which yields MTTQQIHQVYKQNSVSTASPGELTLMLYNGCLKFLNKAKQAMREGNIQERNTNLQKAQRIIQELMATLNQKYEIAKQMMIMYEYMNRRLIEANIKNDISIVEEVEGFVAEFRDTWEEVIRLTRQKQFKGDQV from the coding sequence ATGACTACTCAGCAAATTCATCAAGTTTATAAACAAAATAGCGTGAGTACTGCTTCGCCGGGTGAATTAACATTAATGCTTTATAACGGTTGCCTGAAGTTTTTAAACAAAGCCAAACAGGCAATGCGTGAGGGGAACATACAAGAGCGGAATACAAATTTGCAAAAAGCGCAAAGAATTATTCAAGAACTTATGGCGACATTGAACCAAAAATACGAAATTGCCAAACAAATGATGATTATGTATGAATATATGAACCGGCGGTTGATTGAAGCAAACATAAAAAATGACATTTCCATCGTTGAAGAAGTAGAAGGGTTTGTGGCAGAGTTTCGTGATACATGGGAAGAAGTCATTCGTTTAACCCGCCAAAAGCAGTTTAAAGGAGATCAAGTCTAA
- a CDS encoding flagellar hook-associated protein 2, whose translation MAPMRIGGLASGMDIDQLVNDLMKAERIPLDKLYQKKQIFEWQRDAYREINKKLADFDQYLFDNFMLSSNFYKKTATSSNEAAVSVKALSSSYDSTNTITVSQLAMAATGVSGEVGNASSATKLSEKGLAAETKITIVALQANGTYKEEEITFSPDDTIADVVKKLNQSSLNINAIFDDSSKKMGISTRATGTLDTIDVDKAEVYVKSATGDDIFATIFGFGTGNDQNGNSGVTSLANGGQNAKFTLNGLEMERQSNTFTINGIEYTVKAVTSTPVTVTSSTDVDGMIAKIEEFVNKYNELIGTLNDKIREKRYRDYPPLTDEQKKEMTEKQIELWEEKAKSGLLRGDSIISNGLSQMRRDLYSRVDGIGENVIDTLSEFGITTTSEISSGGKLVIDYDKLRKALESDPDKVVKTLTQNGAITKDSATGQVTSDTRGIVQRLRDTIKGIITNIEKKAGKPTYTENQYSIGLQLRDVENQISDFQRRLQDIESRYWRQFTAMEQAIQRANQQSMFLMGQFGGGM comes from the coding sequence ATGGCACCGATGCGAATCGGTGGTTTAGCGAGCGGAATGGACATCGATCAGCTCGTGAATGACTTAATGAAGGCAGAACGCATTCCGCTTGATAAATTATATCAGAAAAAGCAAATTTTTGAATGGCAGCGTGATGCATACCGTGAAATCAACAAAAAATTAGCGGATTTCGATCAATATTTATTTGATAATTTTATGTTATCCAGTAACTTTTATAAAAAAACAGCGACTTCATCAAACGAAGCGGCAGTAAGCGTGAAAGCGCTGAGTTCATCGTACGATTCAACAAATACGATAACAGTTTCCCAATTGGCTATGGCTGCTACTGGTGTTTCGGGGGAAGTGGGGAATGCGTCTTCGGCTACCAAACTAAGTGAGAAAGGGTTAGCGGCCGAGACTAAAATAACTATTGTCGCGCTGCAAGCTAACGGAACATATAAAGAAGAAGAGATAACATTCTCCCCGGATGATACGATCGCTGATGTTGTGAAGAAGCTTAATCAATCAAGTTTAAATATCAATGCCATTTTTGATGACAGTTCCAAAAAAATGGGAATTTCCACCCGAGCAACTGGTACATTGGACACAATTGATGTTGATAAAGCAGAAGTTTATGTGAAATCTGCGACAGGCGATGATATTTTTGCTACTATCTTTGGTTTTGGTACAGGAAATGACCAAAACGGCAATTCAGGTGTTACTTCTTTAGCAAATGGCGGACAAAACGCAAAATTTACGTTAAATGGATTAGAAATGGAAAGACAATCAAATACATTTACGATTAACGGCATAGAATACACGGTGAAAGCTGTAACTTCTACTCCTGTGACGGTTACTTCCTCCACTGACGTTGACGGCATGATTGCGAAAATTGAAGAGTTCGTCAACAAATATAACGAACTAATCGGCACATTAAATGATAAAATCCGTGAAAAGCGTTATCGCGATTATCCGCCGCTTACTGATGAACAAAAAAAGGAAATGACGGAAAAGCAGATCGAGCTATGGGAAGAAAAAGCGAAGAGCGGATTGCTTCGTGGAGATTCAATTATTTCGAATGGATTATCACAAATGCGCCGGGACTTATATAGTAGAGTAGATGGGATCGGTGAGAATGTCATTGATACTCTTTCTGAATTTGGAATTACCACAACCAGTGAAATTTCTAGCGGCGGCAAACTTGTGATTGATTACGACAAGTTGCGCAAAGCGCTTGAAAGCGATCCGGATAAAGTAGTGAAAACATTGACGCAAAATGGTGCAATCACCAAAGATTCTGCCACTGGCCAAGTGACTTCTGACACCCGTGGCATTGTGCAGCGCCTTCGTGATACAATAAAAGGGATTATCACCAATATTGAGAAAAAAGCAGGTAAACCGACGTACACAGAAAATCAATATTCCATCGGTCTGCAGCTAAGGGATGTTGAAAACCAAATTTCCGATTTTCAACGGCGCCTTCAGGATATTGAATCCCGTTATTGGCGGCAATTTACGGCGATGGAGCAAGCAATCCAAAGAGCGAACCAGCAATCAATGTTCCTCATGGGGCAATTTGGCGGAGGAATGTAA
- the flaG gene encoding flagellar protein FlaG codes for MMKIENSLPLQEAYIPQTSKEGAALMQKIMEQQSEVNEETPVSKKKVEEITNKLNEFLEIHNRSLKFILHEELNQYYVQVIDDDTEEVIREIPPKKLLDAFYTMQKFLGMIVDEKI; via the coding sequence ATGATGAAAATCGAAAATTCATTGCCGTTGCAGGAAGCTTATATTCCTCAGACATCCAAAGAAGGTGCAGCTTTGATGCAAAAAATTATGGAGCAACAGAGCGAGGTCAATGAAGAAACACCAGTATCGAAAAAAAAGGTGGAAGAAATCACTAACAAATTAAATGAGTTTTTAGAAATTCACAACCGCTCCCTTAAATTTATACTGCATGAAGAGTTAAACCAATATTACGTGCAAGTCATCGATGACGACACAGAAGAAGTGATACGGGAAATTCCTCCGAAGAAATTGTTAGACGCGTTTTACACCATGCAAAAATTTCTTGGCATGATCGTTGATGAAAAAATTTAG
- a CDS encoding flagellin, whose protein sequence is MKIQNQSMIAFSTYRYQRNVTNLTKTLEKLSSGLKIYRASDDAAGLSISETLRAQIRGLAQSQRNMQDGLSVLKAAEEGLMNVNHLLQRIRELAVQNANDTLDAKDRAASQKELDQLLQAIDDTAEKLEFNTKKILGENIPLTLQVGANPGQTITVDMVDTSTTSLGLNGATLLTRTDAEQLITKVDNALKKVTNDLTNVGADYEAIEHHLNNTMLKEANLTTSESMLRDANIAREMMNYISGKIRQQGDYLLISHINRNVEETLKLLT, encoded by the coding sequence ATGAAAATACAAAACCAGTCAATGATTGCTTTTTCGACCTACCGCTATCAGCGAAATGTCACTAATCTGACCAAAACACTGGAGAAACTCTCTTCAGGTTTAAAAATTTATCGGGCGAGTGACGATGCTGCAGGATTAAGCATTTCAGAAACATTGCGGGCACAAATAAGAGGTTTGGCGCAATCGCAGCGAAATATGCAAGACGGCCTTTCCGTTTTAAAAGCAGCCGAAGAAGGGTTAATGAACGTCAATCACCTCCTGCAACGGATTCGGGAGTTAGCTGTACAAAATGCCAATGATACACTCGACGCAAAAGACCGCGCAGCCAGTCAAAAAGAATTGGATCAGCTGCTGCAAGCGATTGATGATACTGCTGAAAAGCTTGAGTTTAATACAAAGAAAATTCTTGGCGAAAACATACCGCTAACATTACAAGTCGGCGCAAATCCCGGCCAAACCATTACCGTTGACATGGTTGATACAAGCACGACCAGCCTTGGACTTAACGGAGCAACGCTATTAACGCGGACAGATGCTGAACAGCTTATAACAAAAGTGGACAATGCGCTTAAAAAAGTAACAAATGACTTAACAAATGTCGGGGCTGATTACGAAGCGATTGAACATCACTTAAATAATACTATGTTAAAAGAAGCGAACTTAACCACATCCGAATCGATGTTGAGAGACGCAAACATCGCCCGCGAAATGATGAACTACATAAGCGGAAAAATTCGGCAACAAGGAGATTACCTGCTTATTTCGCACATAAACCGCAATGTGGAGGAGACGTTAAAATTATTGACGTGA
- a CDS encoding DUF2920 family protein, with the protein MAKNYELTIPAHYNIYTGNNTGRQLTIYFSEPDAGVNEETGLLLLIPGFGGNSQSNVYKKMREQFADQYNLVTIQCDYFGSEFMQNTKKAKLNIDISEFKNIISNEDYWKLKEENITWEQFIQIFSKYPIKIPMLEILDENNENFNDMGFMQALDLLAALYAVKIILKDNNLSFNQNKVIAYGHSHGAYLGYLCNRLAPNDFTLLIDNSGWIKPAYLYANRYIFNIIGKMTLQTEFSYLAKKLNYDKDILYLPYLYKDFHNNSQIWSFHGKDDSLVPYKEKEKFCNEVGVTKFFIIDESKVDNKRFYSTDHGLNADFLELFKFVMENVKWTKKDPYCLNRKTVFRSSTIEYTVDFDYGLPIMSLKPLYN; encoded by the coding sequence TTGGCAAAAAATTATGAATTAACTATTCCAGCTCACTATAATATTTATACTGGAAATAATACAGGCAGACAGCTTACTATCTATTTTTCTGAGCCAGATGCAGGAGTAAATGAAGAGACTGGTCTTTTGTTGTTAATACCGGGGTTTGGGGGAAACTCACAGTCAAATGTATATAAAAAGATGAGAGAGCAGTTTGCTGATCAATACAATCTTGTAACAATTCAGTGTGATTATTTTGGTAGTGAATTTATGCAAAACACCAAAAAAGCAAAACTGAATATTGATATCAGTGAGTTTAAAAATATAATCTCTAATGAGGACTATTGGAAATTAAAAGAAGAAAATATTACCTGGGAGCAATTTATTCAAATATTTTCAAAATATCCTATAAAAATTCCAATGTTAGAAATTTTGGATGAAAATAATGAAAATTTCAATGATATGGGATTTATGCAAGCACTCGATTTGTTAGCAGCTTTGTATGCAGTAAAAATTATTTTAAAAGATAACAATTTATCATTTAATCAAAATAAAGTAATTGCTTATGGTCATTCTCATGGAGCGTATTTAGGTTATTTATGTAACCGATTGGCACCAAATGATTTTACATTATTAATTGATAACTCGGGTTGGATTAAGCCAGCATACTTATATGCCAATAGATACATATTTAACATTATTGGAAAAATGACATTGCAAACAGAGTTTTCCTATTTGGCAAAAAAATTAAATTATGATAAAGATATACTTTATTTGCCGTACTTATATAAAGATTTTCACAACAACTCACAGATTTGGTCCTTCCATGGAAAAGATGATAGTCTAGTTCCTTATAAAGAAAAAGAGAAATTTTGTAATGAAGTAGGTGTTACAAAGTTCTTTATTATAGATGAATCTAAAGTAGATAATAAACGATTTTACTCAACAGATCATGGATTAAACGCCGATTTTTTGGAGTTATTCAAATTTGTTATGGAAAATGTAAAGTGGACTAAAAAAGATCCCTATTGTCTTAATAGAAAGACTGTATTTAGAAGTAGTACAATAGAATACACAGTAGATTTTGATTATGGGTTGCCAATAATGTCCTTGAAGCCTTTATATAATTGA